From the genome of Oncorhynchus tshawytscha isolate Ot180627B linkage group LG31, Otsh_v2.0, whole genome shotgun sequence, one region includes:
- the LOC112260831 gene encoding 60S ribosomal protein L14: MVFKRYVEIGRVAYISFGPHAGSLVAIVDVIDQNRALVDGPCTGVKRQSMPFKCMQLTDYVIKVPHSARQKFVRRAWEKAQVTEKWAESNWAKKIEARQKRAQMSDFDRFKVMKAKKMRNKVIKHEVKRLQKEAAKKA, encoded by the exons ATG GTGTTCAAGCGCTACGTTGAGATTGGCCGCGTTGCTTACATCTCTTTCGGGCCCCACGCAGGCAGCCTGGTGGCCATCGTTGATGTCATCGACCAAAACAGA GCATTGGTGGATGGTCCCTGCACAGGGGTGAAGAGACAGTCAATGCCTTTCAAGTGCATGCAGCTCACTGACTACGTCATCAAAGTTCCACACAG CGCTCGTCAGAAGTTTGTGAGACGCGCCTGGGAAAAGGCCCAAGTCACTGAGAAGTGGGCAGAAAGCAACTGGGCCAAGAAGATCGAAGCCAGGCAAAAG AGGGCCCAGATGTCCGACTTTGATCGCTTTAAGGTGATGAAAGCCAAAAAGATG AGGAACAAGGTCATCAAGCATGAGGTGAAAAGGCTGCAGAAAGAGGCAGCGAAGAAGGCGTGA
- the LOC112236737 gene encoding transmembrane protein 200A-like → MKTQKAGDPGGQTPSSPSPRQRMSGFSLRGRKKEGLIRGELRIHSMPGAFLVLGVIVVVVGTALAVAGYWPYRTQRSQLLGVGQQGSGSVDGAGGVRGRGVSEPQSSGWNLGAKSLLTTASLIHSERMKLLGPVIMGVGLFILICANTVLYENRDRETQMLLAQMRSVICSVSAAVPSADLSDMSAANSMARHYQWVSSLPATHLNILYLQQLASSEPLLQTTRDSREEEERATDCMYQQATVQTEALHHQDSASTPSLHSSHSNSCNSSKMGFNTGRDGGGGGPRVGGFSPDPQPAHLFKLNNCLVSASSLSTLGVDDWERSEVTATLPRRSHSLSYRTNPGPHGPQTVKCQQEGAIRPWGPGADPEGVRSEPSSDVYVNMVGCGGVEPPELTPVEEQRHRSWPRLDLGCARRYLKLDNKEDSVDRLLDQLEQQCSQWDNSFGSGPFQ, encoded by the coding sequence ATGAAGACCCAGAAGGCCGGGGACCCCGGGGGCCAGACACCAAGCTCTCCTTCCCCACGCCAACGGATGTCTGGTTTCAGCCTGCGGGGTCGGAAGAAGGAGGGCCTGATCCGCGGCGAGCTGCGCATCCACTCCATGCCAGGAGCCTTCCTGGTGCTAGGGGTCATCGTGGTGGTGGTGGGCACGGCCCTGGCAGTGGCTGGGTACTGGCCCTACCGGACCCAGCGTTCCCAGCTGCTAGGAGTTGGACAACAAGGCTCTGGTTCTGTAGATGGGGCAGGAGGAGTTAGAGGTAGGGGTGTCTCTGAACCCCAGTCATCCGGTTGGAACCTGGGGGCTAAGAGCCTCCTGACCACGGCCAGTCTGATCCACAGTGAACGGATGAAGCTCCTGGGACCAGTCATCATGGGCGTGGGGCTGTTCATACTCATCTGTGCCAACACGGTGCTGTATGAGAACCGCGACAGGGAGACCCAGATGCTGCTGGCCCAAATGCGAAGCGTCATCTGCTCAGTGTCGGCGGCCGTGCCCTCGGCCGATCTCTCAGACATGTCAGCAGCCAACTCCATGGCCAGACACTACCAGTGGGTGAGCAGTCTGCCTGCCACCCACCTTAACATCCTCTATCTGCAGCAGCTGGCCAGCTCAGAGCCCCTGCTGCAGACgaccagagacagcagagaggaggaggagagggcaacTGACTGTATGTACCAGCAGGCCACCGTACAGACGGAGGCTCTACACCACCAGGACTCAGCCTCTACcccttccctccactcctcccactCCAACTCATGCAACTCCAGCAAGATGGGCTTCAACACGGGGAgggacggtggtggtggtgggccaagGGTAGGGGGCTTCAGCCCGGACCCCCAGCCCGCTCACCTCTTTAAGCTCAACAACTGTCTGGTGTCAGCCAGCTCCCTGTCCACTCTGGGAGTCGACGACTGGGAGAGGTCGGAGGTCACAGCCACGCTGCCCAGGCGCTCCCACAGTCTGAGCTACAGGACTAACCCAGGCCCTCATGGGCCGCAGACTGTAAAATGCCAACAGGAAGGGGCCATACGACCCTGGGGACCTGGGGCAGACCCAGAGGGAGTGCGGAGTGAGCCCAGCTCAGACGTGTATGTGAACATGGTTGGGTGTGGAGGTGTGGAGCCCCCGGAGCTCACCCCCGTAGAGGAGCAGAGGCACCGCAGCTGGCCCCGGTTAGACCTGGGCTGTGCCCGCAGGTACCTGAAGCTGGACAATAAGGAGGACTCGGTGGACAGACTACTAGACCAGTTGGAGCAGCAGTGTTCTCAGTGGGATAACAGTTTCGGCTCAGGGCCTTTCCAGTGA
- the LOC112260830 gene encoding serine/arginine-rich splicing factor 6 produces the protein MSRVYIGRLSYRAREKDVEKFFKGYGKILEVDLKNGYGFVEFDDPRDADDAVYDLNGKDLCGERVIVEHTKGPRRDGSYGSGGGGGGGGGGGGGRSGGGYGRGGRDRYGPPARTDYRLIVENLSSRCSWQDLKDYMRQAGEVTYADTNKGRRNEGVIEFRLYSDMKRALEKLDGTEVNGRKIRLIEDRPGAKRSKRSYSRSRSRSRSRSRSRRSRKSRSDSSSRSRSRGAGSRSRSRSHSKKDKTKGSRDEERTNGAHKAKEGRGARSKSRSRSRSKSKKSSKKEGKKSRKDESRSRSRSRSAAKDRSRKSGSKSREPAKSDDEGAAAEKGAARSRSRSHTPAESKPKSKSKSPSPSPAKARSRSPSVSRSESHSKSRSASRSRSRSLSES, from the exons ATGTCGAGAGTTTACATTGGACGATTGAGCTATCGAGCCAGAGAAAAGGACGTGGAGAAGTTCTTCAAAGGCTATGGGAAGATACTTGAAGTTGACCTGAAAAACGG GTATGGGTTTGTTGAATTTGATGACCCCCGCGATGCAGATGATGCTGTGTATGACCTGAATGGGAAAGACCTGTGTGGGGAGAGGGTTATTGTGGAACACACAAAGGGGCCGCGGCGGGACGGCAGCTATGGCTCCGGAGGAGGCGGCGGAGGAGGTGGCGGCGGAGGAGGTGGAAGAA GCGGGGGTGGGTACGGGCGTGGTGGCAGAGACCGATATGGCCCACCGGCAAGGACAGACTATCGACTGATCGTCGAGAACCTGTCCAGTCGCTGCAGCTGGCAGGACCTGAAG GACTACATGAGGCAGGCGGGTGAGGTGACATATGCTGACACCAATAAGGGGCGCAGGAACGAGGGCGTGATAGAGTTCAGGCTGTACTCTGACATGAAGAGAGCCCTGGAGAAGCTGGACGGCACCGAGGTGAACGGCAGGAAGATCCGGCTGATTGAGGACCGCCCCGGGGCCAAGCGGAGCAAGCGCTCCTACTCGCGCAGTCGCAGCCGCTCCCG GTCTCGCTCCAGGAGCCGTAGGTCCCGTAAGAGCCGCAGTGACAGCAGCAGTCGCTCCCGCTCCAG GGGTGCTGGCTCCCGCTCCCGTAGCCGCTCCCACAGCAAGAAGGACAAGACCAAGGGTAGCAGAGATGAGGAGCGCACCAACGGTGCCCACAAGGCCAAGGAGGGGCGCGGGGCCCGCAGCAAGAGCCGCAGCAGGAGCCGCAGCAAGAGCAAAAAGAGCAGCAAGAAAGAAGGGAAGAAGAGCAGGAAGGATGAGTCTAGATCCAGGTCCCGCTCCAGATCAGCAGCTAAGGATCGCTCCCGGAAGTCGGGTTCAAAGAGCCGCGAGCCGGCCAAGAGCGATGACGAGGGAGCTGCAGCTGAGAAGGGGGCCGCCCGTTCCCGCTCTCGCTCCCACACCCCTGCCGAATCCAAACCCAAGTCAAAGTCCaaatctccatctccctccccggCCAAAGCCCGCTCCCGTTCCCCCTCCGTCTCCCGCTCAGAGTCCCACTCCAAATCTCGCTCCGCGTCTCGTTCTCGCTCCCGCTCTCTATCAGAGTCCTGA